A part of Desulfomicrobium apsheronum genomic DNA contains:
- a CDS encoding nuclease-related domain-containing protein has product MAHIHGKAVQSGNTRASARHKDVLLRLILPLLLVLLPAGAGLYAFGQNQPWITAVFAVLFIAATLRFEELGLAFSHHFSHSQTNSQSSRIVSKALQLLPDEYHVFHDLRFEGNQLDHAVVGPNGLFLIRTRSHLGNVTATGESLRLNGWPFMLDMLTQCWNLTQKLTRHMDLQYTGSVHPCPVLCFSRASVGIAGPVRGTLVVEAGNLVQAILAHDDALPTDRMCVLIDKFTGLVSADTRAEPGDEDEPQADHALRDLLKSNLPVCAGCRHQPSAEEFGLFPGECPKCGRLYSFKPDESETRPRPKPLKVLWKPSLLQLGMTFLIIAGCTGYVAHRQGLFGLEQLFIQSRQTSDAEPEASEALSPAVENGSSHAVVAEQTAGAGNHTSTPPQADIMTPDPRPDTATTQNEPASPVYSQSANNTAPSLPEQALAVNTSCATVAQALPNATSAEAQATPNATSKNTDAPSTDTAQGSTTPAATLPEPKAEAAEAPPQNPEGSFDKGRLVVTSPRSLVLWFRNQQTCKDFGPFEIKAKSVKDIVLPKGFYSVVYLENGKRRHTTMSFLSDQGQLDF; this is encoded by the coding sequence TCTGCCCGCCACAAAGACGTTCTGCTGCGCCTCATCCTGCCCTTGCTTCTCGTTCTGCTGCCTGCAGGGGCAGGCCTGTATGCATTCGGACAGAACCAGCCGTGGATCACCGCCGTCTTCGCCGTCCTCTTCATCGCGGCCACTCTGCGCTTCGAAGAGCTTGGCCTCGCCTTCTCGCATCATTTCTCGCATTCGCAAACAAACTCCCAGTCCTCGCGGATCGTGAGCAAGGCGCTGCAGCTGCTCCCTGACGAATACCATGTCTTTCATGATCTTCGTTTCGAAGGCAACCAGCTCGATCACGCCGTGGTAGGCCCAAACGGGCTCTTCCTGATCAGAACCAGAAGCCATCTCGGAAATGTCACGGCCACGGGCGAATCCCTGCGCCTGAACGGATGGCCGTTCATGCTGGACATGCTCACCCAGTGCTGGAACCTGACCCAAAAACTGACCCGGCACATGGATCTGCAGTACACAGGCAGCGTGCACCCCTGCCCGGTGCTGTGTTTCAGCCGGGCCAGCGTCGGCATTGCGGGCCCGGTGCGCGGCACACTGGTTGTCGAGGCCGGGAATCTGGTCCAGGCCATCCTGGCTCACGATGACGCCCTGCCGACGGACAGGATGTGCGTTCTGATCGATAAATTCACCGGTCTGGTGAGCGCCGACACCAGGGCTGAACCAGGCGACGAGGACGAGCCCCAGGCCGATCACGCACTGCGGGACTTACTCAAATCAAATCTGCCCGTCTGCGCCGGATGCCGCCACCAGCCAAGCGCTGAAGAATTCGGGCTCTTTCCCGGAGAGTGCCCGAAATGCGGTCGCCTCTACTCCTTCAAGCCTGATGAGTCCGAGACGCGCCCCCGGCCCAAGCCTTTGAAGGTTCTCTGGAAACCGAGCCTCCTCCAGCTCGGGATGACCTTTTTGATCATCGCCGGATGCACGGGTTACGTCGCGCACAGGCAGGGCCTGTTCGGCCTTGAGCAGTTGTTCATTCAATCGCGGCAAACCTCCGATGCCGAGCCCGAGGCGTCCGAAGCACTTTCGCCCGCCGTGGAAAACGGGTCCTCCCACGCCGTCGTGGCGGAGCAAACCGCTGGCGCTGGCAATCATACCAGCACCCCGCCACAAGCGGACATCATGACGCCCGATCCGCGACCAGACACCGCCACGACACAAAACGAGCCGGCATCGCCGGTCTATTCTCAATCCGCCAACAACACCGCGCCATCCCTGCCCGAACAGGCTCTTGCAGTGAACACGAGCTGCGCGACCGTGGCCCAGGCACTCCCAAACGCCACCTCGGCAGAGGCACAGGCGACCCCGAACGCCACTTCGAAGAATACGGATGCACCTTCCACCGACACGGCCCAAGGCTCTACAACGCCCGCCGCGACGCTTCCTGAGCCAAAAGCCGAGGCAGCCGAGGCCCCTCCCCAAAACCCTGAAGGATCGTTCGACAAAGGCAGACTGGTCGTCACCTCGCCCCGCTCTCTTGTTTTGTGGTTCAGGAACCAGCAGACCTGCAAGGACTTCGGCCCCTTTGAAATCAAGGCCAAAAGCGTGAAGGACATCGTCCTGCCCAAGGGCTTCTACAGCGTGGTCTATCTGGAAAACGGCAAGCGCAGACACACGACCATGAGTTTCCTGAGCGACCAGGGGCAACTCGATTTCTAG
- the phnE gene encoding phosphonate ABC transporter, permease protein PhnE has product MTSRNWERFTPAQRLARFAIYLAAVIALVVSMRTVQIVPEFLYDAPTQMADMFTRMWPPDFAHYREGVHLALIESMHIAGMGTILALVMSLPVALLAASNITPIPALNWFARLILVSSRSVNTLVWAILFVAVFGPGSLAGTIAIGFRSIGFCGKLLGEALEECNKGPVEALKAAGAPWPSIFLKAYWPQVSPAFWGITLFRWDINVRESAVIGLVGAGGIGMALDTAIALFRWNQVALILLCIFAVVIVAEIVVTKIRQKII; this is encoded by the coding sequence ATGACTAGTCGCAACTGGGAAAGATTCACTCCCGCTCAAAGACTGGCCCGGTTTGCGATCTATCTGGCCGCAGTCATCGCCTTGGTCGTTTCGATGCGCACGGTGCAGATCGTTCCGGAATTCCTGTACGATGCCCCGACCCAGATGGCGGACATGTTTACACGCATGTGGCCGCCGGACTTTGCGCACTACCGCGAAGGCGTGCACCTGGCCCTGATCGAGAGCATGCACATCGCGGGCATGGGCACCATTCTGGCGCTGGTCATGTCGCTGCCCGTGGCGCTGCTGGCCGCCAGCAACATCACCCCGATCCCGGCCCTGAACTGGTTTGCGCGGCTGATCCTTGTGTCTTCGCGTTCGGTGAACACCCTTGTCTGGGCGATCCTGTTCGTGGCCGTTTTCGGCCCCGGTTCACTGGCCGGGACCATCGCCATCGGCTTTCGCTCCATCGGTTTTTGCGGCAAGCTCCTGGGCGAGGCCCTGGAGGAATGCAACAAGGGGCCGGTGGAAGCATTGAAAGCGGCGGGGGCTCCCTGGCCGAGCATCTTCCTCAAGGCTTACTGGCCGCAGGTGTCGCCGGCCTTCTGGGGGATCACCCTGTTTCGCTGGGATATCAACGTGCGCGAGTCGGCGGTCATCGGACTGGTCGGCGCGGGCGGGATAGGCATGGCGCTGGACACGGCCATCGCCCTTTTCCGCTGGAATCAGGTCGCGCTCATCCTGCTGTGCATCTTTGCCGTGGTCATCGTGGCCGAGATCGTAGTCACGAAGATCAGGCAGAAAATCATCTAG
- the phnE gene encoding phosphonate ABC transporter, permease protein PhnE — MSAVNTRRAFKPNWLARLGWLAVIGYCVLAFWSLDITWDRFVIGLENGAKFLGSMIPPNFERWKLLLGNLLETLEIAVIASAFGVAFSLPIGLAASRNLMPTWATWPARLLIAICRSFHPVIFAILFVKAVGFGPLAGILTLIFASIGFIGKLFAEAIEEISLKPVEACRAAGAPFMSVILYAVLPQVLNRFIGFATYQFDANIRNSTMVGIVGAGGIGGTLFAAFQRFDYDFLAAILISIIILVMLGEYLASIVKAVFND; from the coding sequence ATGAGCGCGGTCAACACCAGAAGAGCCTTCAAGCCCAACTGGCTTGCGCGCCTTGGGTGGCTTGCCGTGATCGGCTATTGCGTGCTCGCGTTCTGGTCCCTGGACATTACCTGGGACCGTTTCGTGATCGGCCTTGAGAATGGCGCCAAATTCCTGGGGAGCATGATTCCGCCCAATTTCGAGCGCTGGAAGCTGTTGCTGGGCAACCTTCTGGAGACGCTTGAAATCGCGGTGATCGCCTCGGCGTTCGGCGTGGCCTTCTCCCTGCCCATCGGCCTGGCCGCCTCGCGCAACCTGATGCCGACCTGGGCGACCTGGCCGGCCCGCCTCCTCATTGCCATCTGCCGCTCCTTTCATCCGGTCATCTTTGCCATCCTGTTCGTGAAGGCGGTGGGATTCGGCCCGCTGGCGGGCATCCTGACCCTTATATTCGCGTCCATCGGCTTCATCGGCAAGCTCTTCGCCGAAGCCATCGAGGAGATTTCCCTCAAGCCGGTGGAGGCGTGCCGGGCCGCCGGAGCTCCGTTCATGAGCGTCATCCTGTATGCCGTGCTGCCGCAGGTGCTGAACCGCTTCATCGGGTTCGCTACATATCAGTTCGACGCGAACATCCGCAATTCGACCATGGTCGGAATCGTCGGCGCCGGCGGTATCGGCGGGACGTTGTTCGCGGCTTTTCAGCGCTTCGACTACGACTTCCTGGCCGCGATCCTCATCTCGATCATCATCCTCGTCATGCTCGGGGAATACCTCGCATCCATAGTCAAGGCGGTGTTCAATGACTAG
- the phnC gene encoding phosphonate ABC transporter ATP-binding protein, translated as MTSSSNNGNGGNASRSLIVKDLVKAYVPGKPVLKNISFEVRGCSTVAIIGPSGTGKSTLLRCINRLIDPTSGTITVAGHEITRLSGKELRLARHHVGMVFQEFNLVERLSVIENVLCGRLGFVPVWRAWLRKFEQHDIDRAFELIDMVGLTEFATERADALSGGQRQRVGIARAVMQNPDVIMADEPTSSLDPKTSVEIMGLLNDFSKAHDIPVLINIHDVNLAKRFADRVIGMSLGSIVFDGPPSELTDDHLKQIYGGEDWLS; from the coding sequence GTGACGTCATCAAGCAATAACGGGAACGGGGGGAATGCCTCCCGTTCCCTGATCGTAAAGGATCTGGTCAAGGCTTACGTTCCGGGCAAGCCGGTTCTCAAAAACATCTCTTTCGAGGTTCGGGGCTGTTCCACGGTGGCCATCATCGGCCCCTCCGGGACAGGCAAGAGCACGCTGCTGCGCTGCATCAACCGCCTCATCGACCCGACCAGCGGCACCATCACCGTGGCCGGACACGAAATCACGCGGCTTTCGGGCAAGGAACTGCGCCTGGCCCGGCACCACGTGGGCATGGTCTTTCAGGAATTCAACCTTGTGGAGCGCCTCTCGGTCATCGAGAACGTGCTCTGCGGCAGGCTCGGATTCGTGCCGGTCTGGCGGGCCTGGCTGCGCAAGTTCGAGCAGCATGACATCGATCGGGCCTTCGAGCTGATCGACATGGTCGGCCTGACCGAGTTCGCCACCGAGCGGGCCGACGCCCTGTCCGGCGGACAGCGTCAGCGCGTGGGCATCGCCCGGGCCGTGATGCAGAATCCCGACGTGATCATGGCCGACGAGCCCACGTCATCCCTTGATCCCAAGACTTCCGTCGAGATCATGGGGCTTCTGAACGATTTCTCCAAGGCGCACGACATTCCGGTGCTGATCAACATCCATGACGTGAACCTGGCCAAGCGCTTCGCCGACCGGGTCATCGGCATGTCGCTGGGGAGCATCGTGTTCGACGGCCCGCCCTCGGAGCTGACGGATGATCATCTCAAGCAGATCTACGGCGGCGAGGACTGGTTGTCATGA
- the phnD gene encoding phosphate/phosphite/phosphonate ABC transporter substrate-binding protein: MKKGFLGFLAAVMILAVAVPGFADECTYRGILDTMYCDNDKNLVADNALPGNCKDPSTLVFTYTPVEDPAVYQDLFADFQAHIKKITGKDVIYYTVHSNSAQVEAMRSGRLHIAGYSTGPTGFAVNLAGYVPIAVKGDAEAFQGYNLIVLVKKDSPIQTMADLKGKKVAHTSPSSNSGNLAPRALFPAQGIVPDEDYTVVYSGKHDQSVLGVVHGDYDAAPVASDVYERMLRAGRVDEGAVRIIYTSPRFPTSSFGYSSQLCPDLVEKIKEAFYTYRYTDEMKKAFDGADRFFPITYQKDWAVIRDIAEATGASYNEEGLKAMIAKEKADAEKKAKKQ; encoded by the coding sequence ATGAAGAAGGGTTTCTTGGGCTTTCTGGCCGCGGTGATGATCCTGGCCGTCGCCGTTCCCGGATTCGCGGATGAATGTACCTACCGCGGAATTCTGGACACAATGTATTGCGACAACGACAAGAACTTGGTCGCCGACAACGCGCTCCCCGGCAATTGCAAAGATCCTTCGACCCTGGTTTTCACCTATACCCCGGTTGAAGATCCCGCCGTGTATCAGGATCTGTTTGCCGATTTTCAGGCCCATATCAAGAAAATTACGGGCAAGGACGTCATCTACTACACCGTGCATTCCAACTCGGCCCAGGTCGAGGCCATGCGCTCCGGCCGTCTGCATATCGCTGGCTATTCCACCGGGCCCACCGGCTTTGCCGTGAACCTGGCCGGTTACGTGCCCATCGCCGTCAAGGGTGATGCCGAGGCGTTCCAGGGCTACAACCTGATCGTGCTCGTCAAGAAGGACAGCCCCATCCAGACCATGGCCGATCTCAAGGGCAAGAAGGTCGCGCACACTTCTCCCTCGTCCAACTCCGGCAACCTGGCACCCCGCGCCCTTTTTCCGGCCCAGGGAATCGTGCCTGACGAAGACTACACCGTCGTTTACTCCGGCAAGCACGACCAGTCCGTCCTGGGCGTTGTTCACGGCGATTACGATGCCGCCCCGGTGGCCTCGGACGTTTACGAGCGCATGCTGCGTGCTGGCCGCGTCGATGAAGGCGCCGTGCGCATCATCTACACCAGCCCCCGTTTTCCCACGTCATCCTTCGGCTACTCCAGTCAGCTCTGCCCGGATCTGGTAGAGAAGATCAAGGAAGCGTTCTACACCTATCGCTACACCGACGAGATGAAGAAGGCCTTTGACGGCGCGGATCGTTTCTTCCCCATCACCTACCAGAAGGATTGGGCGGTCATTCGCGATATCGCCGAGGCCACCGGCGCGAGCTACAACGAGGAAGGCCTTAAGGCCATGATCGCCAAGGAAAAGGCGGACGCGGAAAAGAAAGCCAAGAAGCAGTAA